CGCTTCAGCTCCGGGAAGTCGGCGAGGTTCTGGCGCTGCCGCTCGTGCGGGACGACCCAGGGGTAGCAGGCCATGTCGGCGATGGTCAGCTCGTCGCCGGCGATGAAGGCGCGGCCGGCCAGACGCTTGTTCAGGACGCCGTAGAGCCGGTTGGTTTCCTTCACATAGCGGTCGATGGCGTAGGGAATCTGTTCGGGCGCGTACTGCACGAAATGGTGGTTCTGCCCGGCCATCGGGCCGAGGCCACCCACCTGCCAGAACAGCCACTCCAGAACCGTCTTGCGGCCCCGCAGGTCGGCGGGCAGGAACTTGCCGGTCTTCTCCGCCAGATAAATCAGGATCGCGCCGGATTCGAAGACGGACACCGGCTCCCCGCCGTCGGCCGGAGCGCGGTCGACGATGGCCGGCATGCGGTTGTTGGGGGACATCGCCAGGAAGTCCGGCTTGAACTGGTCCCCGGCGGAGATGTCCACGGGATGGATCGTGTAATCCAGCCCGGCCTCTTCCAGGAACAGCGTGATCTTGTGCCCGTTGGGGGTCGGCCAATAGTGAAGGTCGATCATGGCGGTCCTTCCGGTTTGTCTCCAGCCCCGAAAAGTGATGGAGCGAACGGTTTCAGGCAACCCGCGCCGTGCGCGGATCAGCCCTCCGGAAGGGGCAGGCGACGGGCGCAACGTCGCGGCCCCCGAAATGTTGAATACGGTGAACCGACAATCAGCATGAGGACCGTCATGAGCGACGACCGGACACCCGCCACCCAGCCCCAGCGCAAGGACGACCGGATCGACGAGGCCCAAGAAGGCACCGCCAAGCCTGATCGGGGCAAGCCCGACCAGGGCGGCGAGGCCGAACTGACCGAGAAGGAGGAACAGAAACGCGGCGGCGCCAACAAGTCCACGCCGGGGCCGATCTACGACGTGTGAAGCCGGGCCCTGACGACCAACCTTTCACGAGACGAGCGCCAGGGTGGGGTCGGGCGGTATCGGCGTGGCGTCTTCCAGCGTCCGGGCCACCTCGTCCAACGGGGCGGCGACCACCAGCGGTTCGGAGCGTCCGGCGAAGGTGATTTCAGTCCGCTCCCCCTCGGTTCCGCGCAGGTAGAGAACGCCCGCGGCGTTGATCAGGACCGGTGCCCCGGCGCGGTCGGTGAATTCGATGAACTTCATGCAGGACTCCCACGGAGGTTGCATCACGCTTGGACTGTCTCAAACACGCAAAGAGGGTGGCGGGTTCGCTTCTCCGGATGGCACTGCCCATTCGGTGCCCCGCCGGCTCGTTCCATTGCGCGCAATCAGCCCCTTGATTGATGCACCGCATCGACAAACATGGGCGCTGCGGGCCACGTCGGCCCGCGCCGTCCGCGAACAAGGAACAGATGCCGTGAAGTTGCTCGTCGTCGAAGACGACCCGTTGATCGGGCCCGCCATCAAGGCCGTGATGGAGAATGCCGGTTACACGGTCGTCGGCCCTCTGCGCGACGCCGCCAAGGCGACGCGGCTGGGGGTCCGGGAACAGCCGGATCTTGCCCTGGTGGACGTCTATCTGGCCGGGGGTGAGAACGGGCTGACGCTGGCCCGCAAGCTGTGGGAGGAACACAACATCCCCTCCCTGCTGATCACCGGCTTCGACCACCGCGGCGAGGAGGCGCGCGATTTTGCGGTCGGCCTGCTGCGCAAGCCGGTGATGCCCGACGCGCTGGTCGATGCCGTCGGAGCCGTCGGGGAAATTCTTGCGGGGCTGCGCCCGTCCTCCATTCCCCCGGCGCTGGAACTGTTCGGGCGGCCCGAGCGCTTGCCCGCCGCAGTGCCGCAGCCGGCGCCCCAGTCGTCGCCGCAACCCGTACAGCAGCCCATGCGGCGGCAGGGCTGAGACCCTGAGGCCTCGCCCTGCCATTTTCGCATGCTTTAAACAGTATCCTTAGACAATGACCGTTGGTCAGCGGTCCGGACTCTCTTCCGGACCGCCCGGCGCGGGTGCTTCCGCCGGCTGAGCGGAATTCTGCGCGGGGGCCGCGACGGATGAAACGTCCTGCGGCTTGGTGTTCTCGGAGCCGTTGCTGGGGTCCAGCTCGACCCACTGGCGATGATCGCTCATGACTTGTCTCCCGTCCGTCTGTGGTCGCGTCCCGTGGTGCAGGAATGGTCCGATGAGGCGCCTCTCGTTTCTCGGGTTCGGGCGCCTGTCCTTTGGAATAACGCGTGGCGAAGGGATTCGATCAATCCCGAGCGAAGAAATCGGGTATTTTGTGAGGCAGCCCTGTCAAGGGGGCTCTTTCAAAAGCCCCCGCGGGCCAGCGCCGGTTCACCGCGCCGCAACAGCCGGCGAGCCAGCGACAGCGGGGTACGCAACATCTGGCGGACGGCGGCGCGGGGGCCGAGCGGTTTCTCGATCGCGTAGTATTTGCGGATCGTCTCCCGCACTTCCCAGACGCCGGTGAAGCCCCTGGGAATGACGAAGGCGTCGCCCTCTCCATGCTCCTGCGGCGCGCCGTCCCGGGGGGTGATGACCACCCGCCCGGCCAGCAGGACGCAGAACTCCTCGTAGGGCCAATCGGCCATGGCGATGGTGCCCGGCGTGCATTGCCAGACCCCGCAGGCGAACCGTCCCCCGCCGCCGTCGTAGAGGTTCAGGAAACTCTCCTGAGGGTCGCCGGACAGTACGATCCCGAAGACGGCGGGCTTGCCGGGATCGCTCCCGATCAGCCGCTGGTCGATGGGAACGAGCGCGCGGCGCGGCGGCGGGTTGCGGTCCATGGCACTCACCC
The Azospirillum brasilense genome window above contains:
- a CDS encoding glutathione binding-like protein, whose protein sequence is MIDLHYWPTPNGHKITLFLEEAGLDYTIHPVDISAGDQFKPDFLAMSPNNRMPAIVDRAPADGGEPVSVFESGAILIYLAEKTGKFLPADLRGRKTVLEWLFWQVGGLGPMAGQNHHFVQYAPEQIPYAIDRYVKETNRLYGVLNKRLAGRAFIAGDELTIADMACYPWVVPHERQRQNLADFPELKRWFEAIQARPATVRAYEKGAELAKRPSVTDEGKKILFGQTAANVQK
- a CDS encoding cupin domain-containing protein, which translates into the protein MDRNPPPRRALVPIDQRLIGSDPGKPAVFGIVLSGDPQESFLNLYDGGGGRFACGVWQCTPGTIAMADWPYEEFCVLLAGRVVITPRDGAPQEHGEGDAFVIPRGFTGVWEVRETIRKYYAIEKPLGPRAAVRQMLRTPLSLARRLLRRGEPALARGGF
- a CDS encoding response regulator, translating into MKLLVVEDDPLIGPAIKAVMENAGYTVVGPLRDAAKATRLGVREQPDLALVDVYLAGGENGLTLARKLWEEHNIPSLLITGFDHRGEEARDFAVGLLRKPVMPDALVDAVGAVGEILAGLRPSSIPPALELFGRPERLPAAVPQPAPQSSPQPVQQPMRRQG